A portion of the Sphaerochaeta pleomorpha str. Grapes genome contains these proteins:
- a CDS encoding DUF6930 domain-containing protein: MPSKELYTLAKEYQECEIDKVFSESDLFAVEMNDGTPCYVSIVEGALAGYLGKKGLSAYLRLCLEESDSPPLTLAELENSQECYLVTLNNTVEDLEEKEREELEAFSISFGEGALPQFRTKRQYKFPWYLEEADEKDLILLLKAVLYAKTYFSKFGKETKDSSLNPWLESLGLEDVATTEYVPYFQQSGDSFTVSARILPDDAYSIEYPQAELKNEAMVEEFRLMKAKPGKVLYYVTFLFPDPVLSSKSPSPVFPVVEMLYDPQKHDLLDVYMVEDYEEGHVGFVSRLLDYMHQNGKPQAIHCFGERSYPLLSMLGKQIGIRIMQGSFNQELESLKEFFVLQGQEQEIGEENPDHGHVHDHNCEHHPSH, encoded by the coding sequence ATGCCAAGTAAAGAGCTGTATACGTTAGCGAAGGAATATCAGGAATGCGAAATAGATAAGGTTTTTTCCGAGAGCGACCTGTTCGCCGTCGAAATGAACGATGGGACGCCTTGCTATGTTTCCATTGTTGAAGGGGCTCTTGCCGGCTATCTTGGAAAGAAAGGGCTTTCTGCCTATCTTCGCCTTTGCCTTGAAGAGAGTGATTCCCCTCCTTTGACCCTAGCTGAACTTGAAAACTCCCAGGAATGTTACCTGGTTACGCTGAACAATACGGTGGAAGACCTTGAAGAAAAGGAACGGGAGGAGCTTGAGGCTTTCAGTATTTCTTTTGGCGAAGGTGCACTGCCACAGTTTCGGACCAAGCGGCAGTATAAATTCCCCTGGTACCTGGAAGAAGCAGATGAGAAAGACCTGATATTGTTACTCAAGGCAGTCCTGTATGCAAAAACCTATTTCTCCAAGTTTGGCAAAGAGACAAAAGATTCTTCCCTCAATCCTTGGCTTGAATCGCTGGGCCTCGAGGATGTTGCTACAACCGAATATGTTCCCTATTTTCAGCAAAGCGGGGATTCTTTCACTGTTTCTGCCAGGATTCTTCCCGATGACGCCTATTCGATCGAATATCCCCAGGCAGAGCTGAAAAACGAAGCAATGGTTGAGGAATTCAGGCTTATGAAAGCAAAACCGGGAAAAGTGCTTTACTACGTGACTTTCCTGTTTCCTGACCCAGTGCTATCATCAAAGAGTCCCTCACCGGTCTTTCCGGTAGTTGAAATGCTCTACGATCCGCAAAAACATGACCTTTTGGACGTATATATGGTTGAAGACTATGAAGAAGGCCATGTTGGGTTTGTTTCCAGATTGCTTGATTATATGCACCAGAATGGGAAACCACAGGCAATTCATTGCTTTGGGGAACGTTCCTATCCATTGCTTTCAATGCTTGGGAAACAGATTGGGATACGGATAATGCAGGGGTCTTTCAACCAAGAACTGGAGAGTCTCAAGGAATTCTTCGTTTTGCAGGGGCAGGAACAGGAAATAGGCGAAGAAAACCCTGACCATGGACATGTCCATGACCACAACTGTGAGCACCATCCTAGCCATTAG
- a CDS encoding cupin domain-containing protein: protein MFVSHRDEITKKELEGKGISRVTKQVLIGPDQGWKDYVMRMFTLGKEGYAPRHSHPWQHILYAVEGKGTLFMDGKDYPLTPGSTAYVPSDIEHQVLNAGTDNFVFICIVPEYGDK from the coding sequence ATGTTTGTATCGCATAGAGATGAAATCACCAAAAAAGAACTTGAGGGAAAAGGTATCAGCCGGGTGACAAAGCAGGTGCTCATAGGCCCAGATCAGGGCTGGAAGGACTATGTGATGAGAATGTTCACCTTGGGAAAAGAGGGCTATGCCCCCCGGCATTCCCATCCCTGGCAACATATTCTCTATGCCGTAGAGGGAAAAGGGACCTTATTCATGGACGGAAAGGACTACCCGCTTACACCGGGGTCAACGGCCTATGTCCCTTCCGACATTGAACATCAGGTACTGAATGCGGGAACGGACAATTTTGTCTTTATCTGCATAGTCCCTGAATACGGTGACAAATAA
- a CDS encoding lysophospholipid acyltransferase family protein, producing the protein MTGIEKHHSEKRFDMERKPIRQKPYLKLLTWILSFPEVWSHRLHINKKNMDGLKPPYLLLCTHMAFLDFKVTTAAVFPHRSSYVVAIDGFLKREWLLRNAGGICKRKFTNDIQLVRQIQHVLSKQKGILALYPEARYSLIGTTAVLPSSLGKMAKMLKVPVVVLNMHGNYLNSPCWNLAKRGNRIEADLTRLFTVEELAKTSVQGINERIAEAFAYDEYAWQKKNNIIINHPQRAEGLHKVLYKCPHCQTEFQMDSCGTTLSCGACGKKWEMTELGELKTIEKARDEKAFVTEFPHIPDWYTFEREAVRKEIEEETYGIQLQVVVDSLPNAKCFITVGEAVLHHSMEGFRLEGTFDGEYFLLEKPVLSMYSCHIEYAYFGKGDCLDLSTLTDTYYLFPKGSNFSVTKIALATEELFDFESRASLFRKEEAAR; encoded by the coding sequence ATGACAGGAATCGAAAAGCATCACAGTGAGAAACGCTTTGACATGGAAAGAAAGCCTATCAGACAAAAACCCTATCTCAAACTCCTTACCTGGATTTTGAGCTTTCCCGAGGTATGGAGTCATCGATTGCATATCAATAAGAAAAACATGGATGGGTTGAAGCCTCCCTATCTTCTCCTATGCACGCACATGGCTTTCCTCGATTTCAAAGTAACCACGGCAGCAGTGTTTCCCCATCGCTCGAGCTATGTGGTGGCAATTGACGGTTTTCTCAAACGAGAATGGCTTTTGCGTAACGCAGGGGGAATTTGCAAACGGAAATTTACCAATGACATCCAGCTTGTCCGGCAGATACAGCATGTACTGTCTAAACAAAAGGGCATCCTGGCTCTCTATCCTGAAGCCCGCTATTCCCTTATTGGAACCACTGCCGTATTGCCTTCTTCCCTGGGGAAAATGGCCAAAATGCTCAAAGTTCCCGTCGTAGTCCTCAATATGCACGGCAATTACCTCAACAGCCCCTGCTGGAATCTTGCAAAGCGGGGAAACAGGATAGAAGCAGACCTTACAAGACTCTTTACAGTCGAAGAATTGGCAAAAACCTCGGTGCAGGGTATCAACGAGAGAATAGCAGAGGCTTTTGCCTACGATGAATATGCCTGGCAGAAAAAAAACAATATCATTATCAACCACCCCCAAAGGGCCGAAGGTTTGCACAAAGTCCTGTATAAATGCCCCCATTGCCAAACTGAATTCCAAATGGACTCATGCGGAACAACCCTTAGCTGTGGGGCCTGTGGGAAAAAATGGGAAATGACTGAACTGGGGGAACTGAAGACTATTGAAAAAGCGAGGGATGAAAAGGCTTTTGTTACTGAATTTCCCCATATCCCCGATTGGTATACATTTGAGAGGGAGGCAGTACGAAAAGAAATCGAAGAGGAAACCTACGGTATCCAACTGCAGGTTGTCGTAGATTCCCTACCGAATGCAAAGTGCTTCATTACTGTCGGAGAAGCCGTACTGCACCATTCCATGGAAGGTTTTCGGTTGGAAGGGACTTTTGACGGTGAATATTTCTTACTGGAAAAGCCTGTCCTTTCCATGTATTCCTGTCATATTGAATATGCATATTTCGGTAAGGGAGATTGCCTTGACCTTTCCACGCTAACAGATACGTACTACCTTTTTCCCAAGGGCAGTAATTTTTCGGTAACGAAAATTGCTTTGGCAACAGAAGAGTTGTTTGACTTTGAAAGCAGGGCATCACTATTCAGAAAGGAAGAGGCTGCCCGTTAG
- a CDS encoding DUF2202 domain-containing protein has protein sequence MKKFYQFTLLAIVMGLSVLGSLGAEPNGEVQNVSATVPSVGTMSSDSEGILYMREEEKLARDVYLALYDIWGIRTFSNIAKSEQKHMDAVATLIQAQGLVDPVVGSKPGEFQNPTLAALYMSLVEQGSKSPQDALIVGATIEDLDIHDLETYLAETDDPDSLAVYSNLLRGSENHMQSFSKQLNRYNIAYEARYITDERLAGILSR, from the coding sequence ATGAAAAAGTTTTATCAGTTTACATTGTTGGCAATAGTAATGGGTCTGTCCGTTTTGGGCTCACTAGGTGCCGAACCCAATGGTGAAGTGCAGAATGTCTCGGCAACTGTACCGTCTGTAGGTACCATGTCTTCCGATTCTGAGGGTATTCTCTACATGAGGGAAGAAGAAAAGCTTGCCCGCGATGTATACCTTGCCCTGTATGATATCTGGGGTATCAGGACATTCTCCAATATTGCAAAAAGCGAACAGAAGCACATGGATGCGGTTGCCACCCTCATCCAAGCCCAAGGCCTTGTTGACCCTGTCGTAGGTTCAAAACCCGGGGAATTCCAAAACCCAACGTTGGCTGCGTTGTATATGTCTTTGGTAGAGCAGGGCTCAAAATCACCTCAGGACGCTCTAATTGTAGGGGCAACCATTGAAGACCTTGATATCCATGATTTGGAAACTTACCTGGCCGAGACCGATGATCCTGATTCCCTCGCTGTCTATTCAAACCTGTTGAGGGGATCGGAGAACCATATGCAATCCTTCTCGAAACAACTCAATCGATATAACATTGCCTATGAGGCACGCTATATAACAGACGAAAGATTGGCAGGGATTCTTTCCCGATAA
- a CDS encoding Gfo/Idh/MocA family protein → MDTIRWGMIGCGSVTEVKSGPGFQKAEGSSLVAVMRRNGALAEDYARRHKVKRWYDDADKLINDPEVDAIYIATHPDSHKDYVIRAAKAGKPIYCEKPLGRTFEDSQAMVEFCNARTILLFSAYYRRALPKYLHIKKLLEEGKLGDIRFVNLLMYQTIKEDDRNPSWRVNPAVSGGGRFLDVGSHSLDLLDWYLGPIEKAQGQSANQAQVNKAEDIVSGSWVHTNGVHGTGIWCFNAFKDEDSITIYGSKGKLSFSVLDIGAPITLTTDDKVETLAVPTPPEHVAQPMIQTVVNQLLGKEICLSTGESAMRTDWVMKQLQGK, encoded by the coding sequence ATGGATACGATTCGTTGGGGAATGATTGGTTGTGGTTCAGTTACCGAAGTGAAAAGCGGCCCGGGGTTCCAGAAAGCCGAAGGCTCCTCCCTCGTTGCTGTCATGCGACGCAACGGTGCGCTTGCAGAGGATTATGCCCGTCGCCACAAGGTAAAACGCTGGTATGACGATGCAGATAAGCTCATCAACGACCCTGAAGTAGACGCCATCTATATTGCCACTCATCCAGATTCCCATAAAGACTATGTTATACGCGCTGCGAAAGCTGGCAAACCCATTTACTGCGAGAAACCTCTGGGAAGGACATTTGAAGATAGCCAGGCTATGGTCGAGTTCTGTAACGCCCGTACTATTTTGCTATTCAGTGCCTATTATCGACGGGCTTTGCCGAAATACCTGCACATAAAAAAGCTCCTTGAGGAAGGCAAACTGGGGGATATCCGTTTTGTAAACCTTCTTATGTACCAGACTATAAAAGAAGATGATAGAAACCCATCCTGGAGGGTTAACCCTGCTGTTTCCGGCGGGGGAAGGTTTTTGGATGTAGGGTCTCATTCGCTCGACCTGCTTGACTGGTATCTCGGGCCCATCGAAAAAGCGCAGGGACAGAGTGCAAACCAGGCTCAAGTCAACAAAGCCGAGGATATTGTCAGCGGGAGCTGGGTACATACAAATGGAGTCCACGGAACAGGAATCTGGTGTTTCAACGCATTCAAGGATGAGGATTCCATTACCATCTACGGGAGCAAAGGAAAGCTTTCTTTCTCAGTATTGGACATCGGCGCACCCATAACACTGACAACCGATGATAAAGTCGAGACACTTGCAGTTCCCACTCCACCAGAGCATGTTGCACAACCTATGATTCAGACTGTTGTAAATCAATTGTTGGGAAAAGAAATCTGTTTGAGCACAGGGGAGAGCGCAATGCGCACCGATTGGGTAATGAAACAGCTGCAAGGAAAATAA
- a CDS encoding sugar kinase yields MGNTFVTFGEIMLRLKSPGHERFFQSPSLEATFGGGEANVAVSLSLFGKNTQFVSALPANAIGEAALCEVRKYGVDVSKVNMTKGGRVGIYFLETGANQRSSSVVYDRAESSIALAKPEDFNFKSIMGDAAWFHITGITPAISQGAADCSLAAMKAAKEAGVTVSIDLNYRKKLWNYGKKAPEVMRELAKYADVIIANEEDIQKCLGIEAGIDVTSGSLDTSVYEKLTAEVKKQFPNVSVVAVTLRESKSADHNGWSAALSGKTGFYLSRHYEITDIIDRVGGGDSFAAGIIYGLSEYPQDEEYAINFAVAASCLKHSIEGDFNLARKSEVEALCKGDGSGRVQR; encoded by the coding sequence TGTCACATTCGGCGAGATAATGCTACGGTTGAAATCACCGGGACATGAACGGTTTTTCCAGTCCCCTTCTTTGGAAGCCACGTTCGGGGGTGGAGAAGCCAATGTTGCTGTTTCCCTCTCTCTTTTTGGCAAGAATACCCAATTTGTATCCGCCTTGCCTGCAAATGCAATCGGTGAAGCAGCTCTTTGTGAAGTACGGAAATATGGTGTCGATGTTTCAAAAGTCAATATGACCAAAGGTGGCAGGGTAGGGATTTATTTCCTGGAAACCGGTGCAAACCAGAGATCGAGCAGTGTCGTCTATGACCGTGCAGAGAGTTCGATAGCCCTTGCAAAACCTGAAGATTTCAATTTCAAGTCAATCATGGGCGATGCCGCCTGGTTCCATATTACCGGCATTACCCCTGCAATTAGCCAGGGTGCAGCCGATTGCTCGCTTGCGGCCATGAAAGCAGCTAAAGAAGCCGGGGTTACTGTCTCAATTGACCTGAACTACCGTAAAAAACTCTGGAACTACGGAAAAAAAGCCCCTGAAGTAATGAGGGAGCTCGCCAAATATGCCGATGTTATCATTGCAAACGAGGAAGATATTCAGAAATGCCTCGGTATTGAAGCCGGTATCGACGTGACCTCCGGGTCCCTCGATACTTCTGTCTATGAGAAATTAACCGCCGAGGTCAAGAAACAGTTCCCTAATGTCTCTGTTGTTGCTGTCACCTTGCGTGAAAGCAAGAGTGCCGACCATAATGGATGGAGTGCAGCTCTCAGTGGGAAAACAGGATTCTACCTTTCCCGCCATTATGAGATTACCGATATCATCGACCGTGTCGGTGGCGGAGACTCTTTCGCAGCCGGAATAATCTATGGCTTGAGCGAATATCCCCAGGATGAGGAGTATGCAATCAATTTTGCAGTTGCCGCATCTTGTCTGAAACATTCCATCGAGGGTGATTTCAATTTGGCTCGCAAGAGCGAGGTCGAAGCTCTCTGTAAGGGTGATGGCAGCGGGCGAGTCCAGCGATAA